The following DNA comes from Streptomyces sp. NBC_00690.
CGGGCCAGGTGTTCATGTCGACGCCATGGGGGTCATCGGGCCCGGGGGCGAGATCCTCGAAGATCATGTCCTCGGCCAGATTGAGCGGCTCACCGACGCCCACGGCGGTCAGTCCGGTGGCCTGGATGTCATCGACCAGATCGGGCTGGCTCGCCACCAGGACATCGTGCCCGGCCGCCCGCAACGCCCAGGCGAGCGGTACGAAGGCGTACATGTGTGACCTGGTGGCGAACGCCGTGAACAGGACCCGCATCCCCAACTCCTTAGCCGATGAAGCTCGTGCGCTCACGGTAGGAGGGCGGGGATGCAAGCCACTCGCATCGCGCTGGACACCCCGCCGCCCCGAGGATCAGCGGAAGTCGTCCACGTGGTCGCGGGCCCACTCGGCGTAGGTGCGGGCGGGTACGCCGGTGATGTCGGCGCAGGTGAGCCAGGAGATGTCCGGCTCCTCCCACGTCTGCTCCTCCCCCGTGCCGTCCTCCGACTGCTCGTCGCGCTGCTGGTCCTCGCCGGAAGCCGTCTCGCCGGGGTCCGTCGTCGCCCCCGAGTAGTCCTCGAAGCCGAACAGGAAGTCGGCGTTCTCCGCGGCCCAACCGCCCTGAGCCCGGTAGAACTCCCTGGCCTCCTCGGGCTCGACCTCGTCCACGCGTAGTGGCGCACCGATGGCGGCGGCGATGGCGGCGATCTGGTCGCGGTGGGTCAGGGCCTCCGGGCCGGCGAGGTCGTACGCCTTGCCGGCGTGCCGGTCGTCCATCAATGCGGCTGCGGCCACTTCCGCGATGTCCGCCTCATGGATGGGGGTGCCGGGGGTGTCGAGGTCGATATCCACCACACGGCGCTCCGCCTTGACGGAAGGACCCCAGAGGTAGAGGGAGTTGACCGCGAACTCACCGGGCCGCACATGGGTCCACTCCAGCCCGGACCGCTCGACGGCCTGCTCGACCGGGTAGTGGTACTCGGTGTCGTAGCCCGCGGTGACGGCGGCTGAGGAGAGGACCACGATCCGGCGCACCCCGGCCTTCACCGCCAGGGCGACCACCTCGTCCACGGCTTCCCCGACCGGGAAGAGCAGCATGGTGCGCACCCCTTCGAGGGCGGGCGGCAGGGTCTCGGGGCGGGTGAGGTCCCCCTCGAAGACCTGGACCCCGGGGGGTAGTGCGGCGGCCCCCGGACGGCGGGTCAGCGCGCGGACGTCCTGCCCGGCCTCGATCAGCCGTCCGACCACATGCCGACCGACGTTTCCTGTCGCACCGGCCACCAGTATTGCCATAACGTCGTGCTTCCTCTCGATTGGCTCACTGTTCGCGGATTCCGTTCTCCAACATGCGGACCACCGCGGTGGTGACACCGTGGCGCGGCAGGGTGCCCCGGCTCGCGGCCTCACAGCCCGTGTAGACCAGGGCCCAGATCACGTCCTGGACCCAGTCGACGTCGAGGGTGGGATCGAACGCGCCCTCCGACTGACCCCGCCGGATCAGGTCGACCACCATCGAGGAGACCGAGTCCGGAGCGGTGTCGGGCTCCCCCTCAGCCGCATCGGCCCCGCCATCCCCGCCGTCGTGCGCCGCGAAGTCCTCCAGGACGCGCGAGTCGCCGTAGAGGAAGAGCATCCGGCCCCCCGTGTCCACGATCGCCGCGATGAGACGGCGCATCGCCTCCACGGCCGTCCCCTGGTCGACCGCCGCGTCCTGGATGGACTGCTGGATCACCAGATACGAGTCGGCCACTGCGGCGTGGATCAGGTCGTCCCGGTCGGGAAAGTAGCGGTGCAGCGTGCTGCGCCCGACCTGGGCCGCCTTGGCGATGTCGGCCAGCGTGGCGGTCCTGTCCCGGGCGAGCACTTCGGCAGCGGCACCCAAGATGGCGCGGCGCGTACGGTTCCGCGTTCCGGACTCCCCGGCGATGTCACTCACGTACCCAAAGCTAGCAGACAACTCCCATAGCGGATTCATCACATGCTAACTTGGGACTTCGGTGTCCCATTTTGATGATGGCCTTCTCCGCCGCCGCTCCACATGACTCCCCACGACACCGCGCACATCCCCGTGAATCTCCGTGAATCTTCATGAATCCCTGTGAAACGCCGCAAATCTTTATGTCTCCATACGAAAGGCCCCTCCCGTGACCGAACCGGATGTCTCCGAGACCGAGGCGCCGCCGCTGCGCTGGGCCAACCTCCGGGTGCTCTGGTCGTTCGTCTACCCCCATCGATGGACCCTGCTCGTCGCCTTCGTCCTCACCACGCTCACCACGGCCGCGATGCTCACCACGCCGATGGCGACCAAGTGGATCCTGGACGGGCTCGCCGAGTCGAAGCCGATCGCCGCGGCGATCTGGCTGCTCGTGGGGCTGCTGGTGGTGGGCGCCGTGGTGGGCCTGTTCCAGGCGGTCCTGCTCGGCAAACTGGCCGAGCAGATCGTGCTCGACGCCCGCACCTCCATGGTCAAGAGGCTGCTGCACGCACCGCTGGGAGTCCTCAACCGACGCTCGCCGGGCGAGCTGATCACCCGCGTCACCTCGGACACGGTGCTGCTGCGCGAAGCGGCGGCCTCCACCGCCCTGGAGTTCTTCGGTGCGGTCATCACCATCGTCGGCGCGCTGGTCCTGATGGCCCTGCTCGACTGGGTGCTGCTGCTCGTGATGCTGGGCACGCTGGTGGTCATGGCCATCTCCATCGGGCTGCTGATGCCGCCGCTGGCGCGGGCCCAGGAGCAGGCGCAGGCCGCGATCGGACGGCTCGGCGGAGTGCTGGAAGGCGCCCTGCGGGCGATCCGTACCGTCAAGGCGAGCCGTGGGGAGGGCCGGGAGAGCGAGCGGATACTCGCCGAGGCCCGCGAGTCGGCGCGCCAGCGCGTCCGGGCGGTCCGCATCGAATCGCTGACCTGGACGCTCGCGGGAGTCGGCTTCGAGGGTGCGATCCTGATGATCCTCTCGGTGGGGGCCTGGCGGGTCAGCCAGGACATGTTGCCGGTCTCCGGTCTGGTGGCGTTCCTGCTCTACGCCTTCTGGATCGTGGAGCCGGTGACCCAGTTGACCCAGACCGTCTCGCTGCTCCAGTCCGGTCTGGTGGCAGCCGCTCGCATCAAGGAGATCCAGGACCTGCCGGAGGAGCGGCGGCCCGCCGTCGTGCCCGCCGCGGACGAAGCCGTCGCACCGGCGGAGCGCACTCCGGCCTCCCCCGTGCTCTCCTTCCACGACGTCGTCGCCCGGTACGGACCGGACGCGGGCACCGCGTTGAACGGGGTCTCCCTCGGTATCGCACGGCGCGGCCACACCGCGGTCGTCGGCCCGTCCGGCGCGGGGAAGACCACGATGTTCTCGCTGATGCTGCGCTTCCTGCACCCCACCGAGGGATCGGTCCGCCTCGACGGTGTCCCCCTGGACCACTACGACCTCGACGAAGTGCGCAAGCGGATCGTCTACGTCGAACAGGACACCCCCCTGGTTCCCGGCACCCTGCGGGAGAACCTGCTCTACAACCACCAGGAGGCCGCAGAGGAGGACCTCTGGTCGGTGCTGCGTGCGGTGCGACTGGACGAGAGAGTGCGGGAACTGGAAGAGGGCCTGGACACCACCCTGTCCGACAGCGAGATCTCGGGCGGCGAGCGACAGCGCATCGCCCTGGCGCGGGCCCTGGTGGGCGAGCCGGAGATCCTGCTGCTGGACGAGGCGACCGCACAACTGGACGGCCTCACCGAGTCGGCGATCCACGACGCCATCGTCAGGGTGGCCGAGCGCGGAGCGGTGGTCACCATCGCGCACCGGCTTTCCACGGTGGTGGAGGCCGACCAGATCATGGTGATGGAGAACGGCCTCTGTCGGGCCTCCGGCACCCATGACGAACTGCTCGCGTCCGACGACCTCTACCGGGATCTGGTGGCGGCGCTGAGGATCGCAACGGTCAGTCAGCAGCACCGGCAACTCCAGGAGGACGGTGTGGGCGTTTCCTGACCGGGCGGCCATCCAGCGGTCGTTGAGCGGACTGCGAGGCAGGTGACCCACGCTTCAGGGCGAAAGAAGAGGAGAGTCTTGATGCGGGTCCTGTTCACGACCTTCGCAGCGACGTCACACCTGCACATCCAGATCCCGCTGGCGTGGGCGCTGCGGTCGGCGGGGCATGACGTCTGCGTCGCCAGCCAGCCGGATCTCGTGGAGTACATCAGTCACACGGGTCTCACCGGTGTTGCCGTCGGCGCGGAGTTACGCCTGGACGAGCAGATGAACGGCATGACCCGGGAGCGGGACGTCGGAGACGTCCCGCTCGCCGAGGAGGACCTCGACTTCGTCAACCTCACGGATCTGTCCGGGACGCATCCGGAGCGACTGACCCATGACTACCTCCATGATGCGTTCGAGGCGCTGACGAGCTACGTCTATCCGAGTCTGTCACCGCCTTCCATGATCGACGACCTGGTGGAGTTCGCCCGCTCCTGGCGCCCCGACCTGGTCATCTGGGACTGTCAGACCTTCGCGGGACCGGTTGCCGCGATGGCCACGGGGGCGGCGCACGCACGGCTGCTGTTCGGCCTCGACCTCATCGGGCGCAGCCATGCGGCCTTCCGGAAGTCCCTCATCGCACGACCGGCCGGCGAGCGCGACGATCCTCTGGAGCGCTGGCTCGGCCGGACCCTGGAGCGCTACTCCGTCCCGTACTCCGAGGAGGCGGTGACGGGGCAGTGGACCATCGACCCCATCCCGGGTTCGATGCGGGGGCCGGCCGGCGGCGACCACGTTCCCGTTCGCTATGTGCCGTACGGAGGGGCCTCCTCCATCCCCTCCTGGCTGTACGAGCCGGTGAAACGGCCACGCGTCTGCGTGACGCTCGGTCAGGCCGGTCGGGAGGTGCTGGGGGCCGACCACGCGCCGGTCGCCGAACTGTTGGAGGCGGTCGCCGATCTGGACATCGAGGTGATCGCCACCCTGAGCGCCGCCCAACTCCCGCCCACCGCACGCATTCCCGACAACGTCCGAGTGGCGGACCACGTCCCGCTGGACGCGTTGCTGCCGACCTGTGCGGCGATCGTCCACCATGGCGGCGCCGGCACCTTGCAGACCGCGCAGCTCCACGGCGTACCGCAGATCGTCTTCCCGGCGGCGCTGTGGGACGGCGCCGCCAAACGGAGCTACATCGAGTCCAGCGGCAGCGGGCTCGCCGTGCCCGACGACGTACCGCAGACCGCCGACTCGCTGCGCGCGCTGATCACCCGGGTACTGGACGACCCTTCGTTCACCCGCGCCGCGGCGAAGGTGCGCAGGGAGATGCTCGCCATGCCGGTGCCGCGGGACATCGTTCCCACCCTCGAACGCCTGACTGACGAACACCGTTCACAGCCTCATCGGAGCGAATCATGACGATCACCATGCAGTCGCGCGCCCTCAGCGTCGAGGGGGGATTCGAGTTCCAGGCCCGGGTCTTCGGCGATGACCGCGGCATCTTCGTGTCGCCCTACCAGGAGGCCGCCTTCGTGGCGGCGACCGGGCACAAGCTGTTCCCGGTCGCCCAGACCAACCACAGCCGCTCACGCCGCGGTGTGGTGCGCGGGCTGCACTACACCGTCACGCCGCCGGGCATGGCCAAGTACGTCTACTGCGCCCGGGGCAGGACACTCGACATCGTGCTCGACATCAGGGTGGGTTCCCCGACGTTCGGCCAGTGGGACTCCGCACTGCTCGATCAGGAGGCTTTCCGGTCCGTGTACCTCCCGGTCGGAATGGCCCACGGCTTCATCGCCCTGGAGGACGACACGGTGGTGTCGTACATGCTCTCCGGCGAGTACGTACAGGAGAACGAAGCCGCCCTGTCGGTCCTCGACCCGACCCTCGGGCTGCCGCTTCCCACGGACGTCGCCCCGATCCTCTCGGAACGCGACCAGGCCGCCCCCACCTTGGCGGAGGCCCTGGCGGCCGGGCTGCTGCCCGACTACCAGACCTGTCTGAAGCTCGACCGGGCGCTGAGGTCGGCATGACGGCGCTCACCGCCACCGGTCCGGCGACAGAGGTGGGCGGCGACCTCGGAGACATCGCCCTGCGGCTCGGTGAGTCGGTACGAGAACGCGGCGCGGACGGCGGGCCGCTGACCGGATTCCGCCAGTGGTTCGAGGAGTTCGGTGCACGCGCCTACACCCGGGTGCGACCGGCGCCACTGGCGGAGCTGGAGGGCTGGCGGCAGGACCCCGACACGGGCAACCTCCACCACAACAGCGGTGGGTTCTTCAGCGTGGAGGGGCTCTCGACCAGCCGTCCCCACGGGCCGGTGCAGCACTGGACGCAACCGGTGATCCACCAGCCGGAGATCGGTGTGCTGGGGCTGCTGGTCAAGGAGTTCGACGGGGTGCTGCGTGCCCTCGTGCAGGCCAAGGTCGAGCCGGGCAATCGCAACGGGCTGCAACTCGCACCGACCGTCCAGGCGACCCGGAGCAACTACCTCCGGGTCCACCAGGGCAAGCCCGTCCCGTATCTGGAGTTCTTCCGCGAGCCCTGGCACCACCGCCAGATAGCCGATGTGCGCCAGTCCGAACAGGGGTCCTGGTTCTACCGCAAGCGCAACCGCAACATGGTGGTGGAGGCGGTCGGGAAAGTCCCGCTCCTGGACGGCTTCATCTGGCTCACCATCGGAGAGATCCAGGAACTGCTGGCCGTCGAGGACACCGTGAACATGGATCTGCGTTCCGTGCTCTCCTGTCTGCCCCTGACGGGCCCCGGACTCGACACGGTCCTACGATCGGACGGCAGTGGTTTTCGGGGCGCGCTGGTCCGCTCCTGTGCGACGGCATCCGGCAGCCGGCACCCGACCGGCGAGCTGCTCCACTGGATGACGGAGATGCGCACCAGGACCGAGGTGAGCGCCCGACTCCTGCCGCTGGACCGGCTGTCCGGCTGGCAGCGCACACCCGAGCGGATCTCCCACGAGAGCGGTGAGTTCTTCTCGGTCATCGGCGTGGATGTGACCGCGGGGGGCCGCGAGGTGGCGCACTGGTCCCAGCCCATGATCCGCCAGCACGGCCGGGGTGTGATCGCTCTGCTCGTCGCCGAGATCGACGGTGTGCTGCACGCCCTGATGCACGCCAGGGTGGAGCCCGGATTCCTGGACGTCGTCGAACTCGCCCCGACCGTCCAGTGCATCCCCGACAGTCTGGCGGCGCTGCCCACCACGGCCCGCCCGGAGTTCCTGGACACCGTTCTGTCCGCCGCTCCCGAACAGATCCGGTACGACACGGTCCTGTCGGAGGAGGGCGGACGCTTCTACCACGCTCTCAACCGGTATCTGATCGTGGAGGTGGCTCCGACCAAAATCGAGTATCCCGACTACCGCTGGACCGCCGTCCACCAGCTCACCGAACTGTTGCGGCACAGCCACTACCTCAACGTCCAGGCGCGCAGTCTGGTGGCGTGTCTGCACGGTCTGTTGGAGTGCTCGGGGAGCACAGCGGGAGTCGAGGGAAGCTAGAGCGATCCGGCTTAATTTCGACCGCATGATTTCCACCAAGACCGACAGTGAGCTGGGCTCCCTGCTGATGTCGCTCCGGGGCATGCAGTGGATCTACGGCATCAAGGACGACCCCTACGCCCTGCTGCTGAGGGCCGAGAGCGACGACCCGCACGACCTCGGCCGACACGCCCGCGCACACGGCGAGGTGATGTGGAGCATGGCCGACGCCTGGGTGACCGCGAAGTACGACACCGCCGCCGAACTGCTGCGGGATCCCCGGTTCGGCGTCCGCTACCCCGTGGCGGCGGAGGGCAACGACGGTGAACCGACCTACGAGTGGCAACTCCCGGCCCTGCACCGGGTCCTACCGCTGGACGAGGTGTACCTGGCACAGGAGCGGAGCCAGTACCGGGAGCTGAGCACCCTGGCCCGGGCCACGGTGGGCACCGGCTTCGCCGCCGAGGTCGCCGAACGGTGCAAGGAGGCGCTGGGTCGACAGGACGGCGCCTTCGACTTTATGACCGAGGTCGCGCATCCGGTCGCGGCGTCCGCGGTGGCGGCGCTGCTCGGTGTGTCCCCCGCCGAACGGGAACGGTTCGTCGCACTGTGCGTGGACACCGCGCCCGCGCTCGACGCGACCGTGTGTCCGCCGCGGACCCCCACGGCACGGGCGTTGATCACCGCGGTCGATCAGGTCGGCGAGTTGCTGGACGCCGCGGGCAACGGAGCCGGCGCAACGGCCCGGGGGGTCGCGGGGCTGTTCGCCGTCGCCGGAGTACAGATGGCCGCCAACACCGCGGCCCGGACCGTGGCACTGCTGCTGGACCACGCCGAGTCCTGGGACCGGGTCCGAGAGGAGTCGGACTGCGCGGCGGACGCCGTCCAGGAGGCGCTGCGCCACTCCCCGCCGATGCGCATGCAGAAGCTGTACGCCTACGAGGACGTCGAGTTGGGCGGGCAGCCGATCGAAGCCGGCCACGATGTGGTGGTGCTGGTGGAGGCCGCCCAACGTGACCCCGATGCGTACCCCGACCCGGACCGCTTCGACCTCGACCGCCCTGCCGGAGCGCCGCTGCTCGCCTTCACCGACGACCTGTTCACGGGCCCGCTGGAGCCGCTGGTGAGGCCGCTGGCCACCGCCGTCGTGGCCAGCGCCGTCGCCCAACTGCCCGAGCTGCGCCGAGCCGGCCCTGAACTGCGCCGGCTGCGGTCCCCCGTGACCGGCGGTGTACTGCACCTTCCCGTTTCCACCGGCTGAAGGGTCGAACCATGCGTGTACTGATGACCTCCTTCGCGGAGCAGAGCCACTTCAGCGGTTCGGTGCCACTGGCCTGGGCGCTGCGGACCGCGGGGCACGAGGTGCGGATCGCCTCCCAACCCGCGCTCACCGCCGCCATCACCGGCGCGGGTCTGACCGCGGTACCGGTGGGTGAGGACCCGGCACTGCACACCGTGCTCGGCGCGGTGGGCGGACCGATGATGGCCCTGCACGATCGCCCGGACTATCTGGAGAGGCGCCACGATCAGCTCAGCCGGGACTTCCTGATGGGCCATGAGGCCGTGATGACCTCGCTCTTCTACTCCTGGATCAACAATGAGTCGATGGTGGACGAGTTGGTGTCCTTCGCCCGGGAGTGGCGGCCCGACCTGGTGATCTGGGAGCCGTTCACCTTCGCAGGCGCGGTGGCGGCGCGCGCCAGCGGTGCCGCTCACGCTCGGCTGCTCTCGTTCCCGGACATGTTCATGAGCACACGTCGGCTGCTGCGGAAGCACTGGGAGCGGGGGCCCGAGTCGGAGCATGACGACGCCCTGGGCGAGTGGTTGGGCCTGACGCTGGACCGCTATGGCTGTGTCTTCGACGAGGAAGTCGTGACGGGTCAGTGGTCGATCGACCAGATGCCACCGAGCGTACGCCTGTCCCTGGGGCAGCCCCTGGTGCCGATGCGCTACATCCCGTACAACGGCCAGGTCCCGACGGTGGTCCCGCCGTGGCTGCGATCGGCGCCCACCAGGCCCCGGATCTGTGTGACCGCGGGCATGACCACCCGCAATACCGGGGCGCCCAGCACCCTTTCGGTGGACGACGTCTTCGAGGCGGTCTCCGGGCTGGACGCCGAGGTGGTGGCCACGGTGGACCCCTCGGAGCGGGAGCTGATCTCCTCGGTACCGGACAACGTCCGGCTGGTCGACCATGTACCGCTGGACGTGCTGCTGCCGACCTGTGCGGCGATCGTCCACCACGGCGGCGCCGGCACCTGGGCGACCGCCGCCGCTTGCGGGGTGCCACAGATCTCCCTGGGCCGGGTGTGGGACGCGGTCTACCGGTCACAGCGGCTCGCGGAGTTGGGCGCCGGGCTGTTCCTGCCGGCGGGAGGAGTGTCGGCGGAGAGCCTGCGCTCGGGCCTGCTGCGGCTGCTGAAGGAGCCGGAGTTCCGGCTTCGCGCACAGGCGTTGCAGGCGGAGGTGAGTGCCGCGCCGCATCCCAACGAGGTGGTCGACGTGTTGGAGCGGCTCACCGCACGGCACCGGAGCCGGGCCGCCGCGCCGGCGTGACACGGCTCGGCCGCCGCCCCCGATGGAGGCGGCGGCCGGTCTCAGCTCAGCGGCGGCCGGTCTCAGCGGCGGCGGCCTAGGCGGGTGAGGCGTTCCAGTGCGGGCACGATGTCGCGGGGGGCGGGAGTCGCGAGCATCTCCCGCCGCAGCGCTGCCGCGTTCTCCGCGAACGACGGCTCGTCCAGCACCCTCAGCAGGAGGGCACGCAGTGAATCCGCCGTCAGCGCGGCGGTGTCCTTGACGTGGAGCCCGGCCCCGGCGGCTTCGACCTGCTGCGCCTTGATGACGTTGTCCATCATGTTCGCCGGCACGATGACCTGGGGCACTCCGTGCACGAGTGCGGTCTGCGTGGTCCCTGATCCGCTGTGGTGGATGATCGCCGAACAACTCGGCAGGAGCGCGTCCAAGGGGACGAAGTCCACCGCGCGCACATTGTCGGGCAGCGACGGCAGCGAGCTGAGCTGCTCGGCGTTCAGGGTGGCGACCACCTCGATGTCCAGATCGGCGACGCCCCGGAGCAACTCCCCCACATCGGCGCGGTCTCCCCCCATCAGTTCGCGGAAGGAGCGGCCGAGGGTCAGACAGACCCGGCGGCGCTCAGGCGGGGTCCACAGCCAGGGCGGAACGGTGGAGCGACCGTTGTACGGCGTGTACCGCATGGGGACGTACAGATGGTCGACCTCCAGCCGCATCGAGGAGGGAACCGTGTCCACGGTCCACTGTCCGAGCACGGCCTGTTCGTCGAATGCGACGCCGTACCTGGCCAGGGCGGTACCGAGCCATTCTTCGAACGGGTCATCGCGCAGAGCGGCGGGGCGCTCCTCCAAAGCGATCCGGTAGCTCTGGCGCATGCGGCCGATGACGTCGAACCCGAACATCATGCGCGCGTGGGCCGCGCCGACGGCCAGCGCGGCGACTGGGGCTGCGAAGGTCAGCGGATCCCAGATCACCAGGTCGGGACGCCATTGGCGAGCGAAGCACACCAGGTCGTCCATGACCTGAGGCGAGGAGATCTCCTGGAAGCTGGCCCCGATCCAGGCGCTGAACACCGCGTGCATATGGGAGTAGGTGAGCTTCTCCGGTCGCATCTCGCACAGGTCGAACAGCTCCCAGTTGACGCCGCCGCGCGCATCCCAGATGTTGGCTTCGTCGTGGAACTCCTCCTCGGTGAGCGGTGATACGTCCGCCCACTGGCCGATGTCCATGGGCTCGCCGATGGGCACGGGGGTGAGACCGCTGCGGACGATGTCGTCGACCACATCGGGGTGGCTCGCCACACAGACGTCGTGCCCCGCGGCCCGCAGTGCCCAGGCGAGCGGTACTTGGGCGTGCAGATGCGTCGAGGCGGCGAGGGTGACGAACAGTACGCGCATCGATGGGCTCCGCTCGATCACTGGAAGCTGGGGTCACGGTCACTGAAGACCGGAAGCGCTGAAAACTGCGGTCGCTGGTGTTCGGGTTGTCCAGGGCCCGGGGTTGTCCAGGGTCAGGGGCTGGACGGGGCCCTGAAA
Coding sequences within:
- a CDS encoding ABC transporter ATP-binding protein, which encodes MTEPDVSETEAPPLRWANLRVLWSFVYPHRWTLLVAFVLTTLTTAAMLTTPMATKWILDGLAESKPIAAAIWLLVGLLVVGAVVGLFQAVLLGKLAEQIVLDARTSMVKRLLHAPLGVLNRRSPGELITRVTSDTVLLREAAASTALEFFGAVITIVGALVLMALLDWVLLLVMLGTLVVMAISIGLLMPPLARAQEQAQAAIGRLGGVLEGALRAIRTVKASRGEGRESERILAEARESARQRVRAVRIESLTWTLAGVGFEGAILMILSVGAWRVSQDMLPVSGLVAFLLYAFWIVEPVTQLTQTVSLLQSGLVAAARIKEIQDLPEERRPAVVPAADEAVAPAERTPASPVLSFHDVVARYGPDAGTALNGVSLGIARRGHTAVVGPSGAGKTTMFSLMLRFLHPTEGSVRLDGVPLDHYDLDEVRKRIVYVEQDTPLVPGTLRENLLYNHQEAAEEDLWSVLRAVRLDERVRELEEGLDTTLSDSEISGGERQRIALARALVGEPEILLLDEATAQLDGLTESAIHDAIVRVAERGAVVTIAHRLSTVVEADQIMVMENGLCRASGTHDELLASDDLYRDLVAALRIATVSQQHRQLQEDGVGVS
- a CDS encoding TetR/AcrR family transcriptional regulator produces the protein MSDIAGESGTRNRTRRAILGAAAEVLARDRTATLADIAKAAQVGRSTLHRYFPDRDDLIHAAVADSYLVIQQSIQDAAVDQGTAVEAMRRLIAAIVDTGGRMLFLYGDSRVLEDFAAHDGGDGGADAAEGEPDTAPDSVSSMVVDLIRRGQSEGAFDPTLDVDWVQDVIWALVYTGCEAASRGTLPRHGVTTAVVRMLENGIREQ
- a CDS encoding dTDP-4-dehydrorhamnose 3,5-epimerase family protein — its product is MTITMQSRALSVEGGFEFQARVFGDDRGIFVSPYQEAAFVAATGHKLFPVAQTNHSRSRRGVVRGLHYTVTPPGMAKYVYCARGRTLDIVLDIRVGSPTFGQWDSALLDQEAFRSVYLPVGMAHGFIALEDDTVVSYMLSGEYVQENEAALSVLDPTLGLPLPTDVAPILSERDQAAPTLAEALAAGLLPDYQTCLKLDRALRSA
- a CDS encoding activator-dependent family glycosyltransferase, which gives rise to MRVLFTTFAATSHLHIQIPLAWALRSAGHDVCVASQPDLVEYISHTGLTGVAVGAELRLDEQMNGMTRERDVGDVPLAEEDLDFVNLTDLSGTHPERLTHDYLHDAFEALTSYVYPSLSPPSMIDDLVEFARSWRPDLVIWDCQTFAGPVAAMATGAAHARLLFGLDLIGRSHAAFRKSLIARPAGERDDPLERWLGRTLERYSVPYSEEAVTGQWTIDPIPGSMRGPAGGDHVPVRYVPYGGASSIPSWLYEPVKRPRVCVTLGQAGREVLGADHAPVAELLEAVADLDIEVIATLSAAQLPPTARIPDNVRVADHVPLDALLPTCAAIVHHGGAGTLQTAQLHGVPQIVFPAALWDGAAKRSYIESSGSGLAVPDDVPQTADSLRALITRVLDDPSFTRAAAKVRREMLAMPVPRDIVPTLERLTDEHRSQPHRSES
- a CDS encoding NDP-hexose 2,3-dehydratase family protein; the protein is MTALTATGPATEVGGDLGDIALRLGESVRERGADGGPLTGFRQWFEEFGARAYTRVRPAPLAELEGWRQDPDTGNLHHNSGGFFSVEGLSTSRPHGPVQHWTQPVIHQPEIGVLGLLVKEFDGVLRALVQAKVEPGNRNGLQLAPTVQATRSNYLRVHQGKPVPYLEFFREPWHHRQIADVRQSEQGSWFYRKRNRNMVVEAVGKVPLLDGFIWLTIGEIQELLAVEDTVNMDLRSVLSCLPLTGPGLDTVLRSDGSGFRGALVRSCATASGSRHPTGELLHWMTEMRTRTEVSARLLPLDRLSGWQRTPERISHESGEFFSVIGVDVTAGGREVAHWSQPMIRQHGRGVIALLVAEIDGVLHALMHARVEPGFLDVVELAPTVQCIPDSLAALPTTARPEFLDTVLSAAPEQIRYDTVLSEEGGRFYHALNRYLIVEVAPTKIEYPDYRWTAVHQLTELLRHSHYLNVQARSLVACLHGLLECSGSTAGVEGS
- a CDS encoding activator-dependent family glycosyltransferase, which gives rise to MRVLMTSFAEQSHFSGSVPLAWALRTAGHEVRIASQPALTAAITGAGLTAVPVGEDPALHTVLGAVGGPMMALHDRPDYLERRHDQLSRDFLMGHEAVMTSLFYSWINNESMVDELVSFAREWRPDLVIWEPFTFAGAVAARASGAAHARLLSFPDMFMSTRRLLRKHWERGPESEHDDALGEWLGLTLDRYGCVFDEEVVTGQWSIDQMPPSVRLSLGQPLVPMRYIPYNGQVPTVVPPWLRSAPTRPRICVTAGMTTRNTGAPSTLSVDDVFEAVSGLDAEVVATVDPSERELISSVPDNVRLVDHVPLDVLLPTCAAIVHHGGAGTWATAAACGVPQISLGRVWDAVYRSQRLAELGAGLFLPAGGVSAESLRSGLLRLLKEPEFRLRAQALQAEVSAAPHPNEVVDVLERLTARHRSRAAAPA
- a CDS encoding cytochrome P450 family protein; translation: MISTKTDSELGSLLMSLRGMQWIYGIKDDPYALLLRAESDDPHDLGRHARAHGEVMWSMADAWVTAKYDTAAELLRDPRFGVRYPVAAEGNDGEPTYEWQLPALHRVLPLDEVYLAQERSQYRELSTLARATVGTGFAAEVAERCKEALGRQDGAFDFMTEVAHPVAASAVAALLGVSPAERERFVALCVDTAPALDATVCPPRTPTARALITAVDQVGELLDAAGNGAGATARGVAGLFAVAGVQMAANTAARTVALLLDHAESWDRVREESDCAADAVQEALRHSPPMRMQKLYAYEDVELGGQPIEAGHDVVVLVEAAQRDPDAYPDPDRFDLDRPAGAPLLAFTDDLFTGPLEPLVRPLATAVVASAVAQLPELRRAGPELRRLRSPVTGGVLHLPVSTG
- a CDS encoding activator-dependent family glycosyltransferase, encoding MRVLFVTLAASTHLHAQVPLAWALRAAGHDVCVASHPDVVDDIVRSGLTPVPIGEPMDIGQWADVSPLTEEEFHDEANIWDARGGVNWELFDLCEMRPEKLTYSHMHAVFSAWIGASFQEISSPQVMDDLVCFARQWRPDLVIWDPLTFAAPVAALAVGAAHARMMFGFDVIGRMRQSYRIALEERPAALRDDPFEEWLGTALARYGVAFDEQAVLGQWTVDTVPSSMRLEVDHLYVPMRYTPYNGRSTVPPWLWTPPERRRVCLTLGRSFRELMGGDRADVGELLRGVADLDIEVVATLNAEQLSSLPSLPDNVRAVDFVPLDALLPSCSAIIHHSGSGTTQTALVHGVPQVIVPANMMDNVIKAQQVEAAGAGLHVKDTAALTADSLRALLLRVLDEPSFAENAAALRREMLATPAPRDIVPALERLTRLGRRR
- a CDS encoding SDR family oxidoreductase, translating into MAILVAGATGNVGRHVVGRLIEAGQDVRALTRRPGAAALPPGVQVFEGDLTRPETLPPALEGVRTMLLFPVGEAVDEVVALAVKAGVRRIVVLSSAAVTAGYDTEYHYPVEQAVERSGLEWTHVRPGEFAVNSLYLWGPSVKAERRVVDIDLDTPGTPIHEADIAEVAAAALMDDRHAGKAYDLAGPEALTHRDQIAAIAAAIGAPLRVDEVEPEEAREFYRAQGGWAAENADFLFGFEDYSGATTDPGETASGEDQQRDEQSEDGTGEEQTWEEPDISWLTCADITGVPARTYAEWARDHVDDFR